One region of Metallosphaera sedula DSM 5348 genomic DNA includes:
- a CDS encoding 4Fe-4S binding protein produces the protein MTIQILFDFSVIYIVIMMLIDFWIFGYVLRKEFVNLKAILFLISVTLIMSSESVSIAYIAVLHGSLFMEPVTLSVAFTPMLLSLLVKSERVSVRRSLRLSAILSIALLVDEVSMGYLYGSFAPQPNPILTAVDNPAFGLMMLGDGVYFMAISRTKSVVDWSLTTFALSMAFMPSLYRVAGVELVTSLMSSLIMIVNIVMLYIIEMRQTTLRGQLVSISLALFDFVMMLGLSFFAGFNDLYVITLAMLISMVWYFFLIFFNVPSSRIQMKLRYPFLFLVLVNLAELAMGFGESVLGFNLTNAIFSSSVMHHGTSMSHSGMAMRSPFTNPFWWLFPINPLTMTEMYLHKGFLISLFMTPFMLVMSTTMSPFYVIMMGAEMSFLVYQRYKRVKSRYLRNWTLAILVGVPIFVVLIPYYTNFYVFGMSGMIFPVTLATFALSLGVIVVASILFGRGSYCNLVCMSAHMFSNIFYEQFQAKTSSKIWEYARRILMIPMFLFLGLYVMQELHGVNFPLDPLNFYGMFTLNYVWWFFYFLTPIFGTYSCARQGWCGFGTFTGIFNKVLFKIRAKNLETCRTCSTKNCDSSCPVKIPVSQDIIRQGYTNRVSCVGCARCVEVCPHENLEVRNILSLLK, from the coding sequence ATGACGATACAGATTTTGTTCGATTTCTCAGTTATCTATATTGTAATCATGATGCTGATAGATTTTTGGATATTCGGTTATGTTCTAAGGAAGGAATTTGTGAACCTGAAGGCTATCCTATTCCTCATCTCAGTTACCCTGATCATGTCAAGCGAGAGTGTCTCCATCGCATACATCGCTGTTTTACATGGCTCACTTTTTATGGAACCAGTTACCCTAAGTGTAGCATTTACTCCCATGCTCCTTTCCCTTCTAGTAAAATCTGAAAGAGTTAGCGTGAGGAGAAGCCTGAGGCTTTCAGCAATTCTCTCGATTGCTCTGCTGGTAGATGAAGTTTCCATGGGATATCTTTATGGTTCCTTCGCCCCTCAACCAAATCCAATCCTGACGGCAGTAGACAATCCAGCGTTCGGTCTCATGATGTTGGGGGATGGGGTTTACTTCATGGCAATCTCCAGAACTAAGAGCGTGGTGGATTGGTCATTAACCACGTTCGCCTTGTCCATGGCGTTCATGCCGTCCCTATACCGCGTTGCGGGGGTGGAATTGGTAACCTCCTTAATGTCCTCCCTCATCATGATAGTGAACATTGTCATGCTTTACATCATAGAAATGAGACAGACGACCTTGAGGGGACAATTGGTCTCCATATCCCTCGCATTATTTGATTTTGTTATGATGCTTGGGCTTTCGTTTTTTGCGGGATTTAACGATCTATACGTGATCACCTTGGCCATGCTCATATCCATGGTTTGGTACTTTTTCCTGATCTTCTTTAACGTCCCTTCCTCGAGGATACAGATGAAGCTAAGGTATCCATTCCTTTTTCTAGTTCTGGTAAACTTGGCTGAGCTAGCCATGGGCTTTGGGGAGAGCGTATTGGGTTTCAATCTTACCAACGCGATCTTTTCTAGTTCCGTGATGCATCACGGCACTTCCATGTCGCACTCGGGGATGGCCATGAGATCGCCCTTCACCAACCCCTTCTGGTGGTTATTCCCCATTAATCCATTGACGATGACAGAGATGTATCTTCACAAGGGTTTCTTGATATCCCTCTTCATGACCCCTTTCATGCTCGTAATGAGTACGACGATGTCACCATTCTACGTAATCATGATGGGGGCGGAGATGTCATTCCTTGTATATCAAAGGTACAAGAGGGTTAAGAGCAGATACCTAAGGAACTGGACGCTCGCAATACTAGTTGGAGTTCCCATTTTCGTTGTATTGATCCCCTATTACACCAATTTCTACGTGTTCGGAATGAGCGGTATGATATTCCCCGTTACGTTGGCAACGTTTGCCCTTTCCCTGGGTGTTATAGTGGTAGCGTCTATCCTATTCGGTAGGGGAAGTTACTGCAATCTAGTGTGTATGTCTGCCCATATGTTCTCCAACATATTTTACGAACAGTTTCAGGCCAAGACCTCATCCAAGATCTGGGAGTATGCGAGACGAATCCTGATGATCCCCATGTTTCTGTTCTTAGGACTCTACGTTATGCAGGAGTTACATGGTGTTAATTTTCCGCTTGATCCCCTAAACTTCTACGGTATGTTCACCCTAAACTATGTGTGGTGGTTCTTCTATTTCCTGACCCCCATATTCGGGACCTATTCGTGCGCAAGGCAGGGATGGTGTGGTTTTGGAACCTTCACTGGAATTTTCAACAAGGTATTATTCAAGATAAGAGCCAAGAACCTAGAGACGTGCAGGACTTGTTCCACAAAGAATTGCGATTCCTCATGCCCAGTAAAAATCCCCGTAAGCCAGGACATCATTAGGCAGGGCTACACCAACAGGGTAAGTTGCGTGGGATGTGCGAGATGTGTCGAGGTCTGCCCACACGAGAACCTTGAAGTAAGAAACATCCTCTCCTTGCTCAAGTAA
- a CDS encoding YncE family protein: protein MNDYTYTRSVNPMISNGNKSEQTGMVPNNDPSSTSGFTVYNISVDGGQDYAIYDPSNGYVYVVNYNSSILSVISGTKVVANISLGYFTTPLYAVYDPSNGYVYVTNFAIDTVSVISGTSVVANVSVGVAPEFLVYDPSNGYVYVSNLDSNNMSVISGTTVIGNVPVGVGQTYSLYDPSNGYIYAINGSPHSNSVIVISGTKVVASVPVGSDPTCLVNDPSNGYVYVTNLHSNYMSIISGTKVVGNVSVGVGAREAAYDPSNGYVYVDVLYALGNTSVSVISANNVVGNLKVCSGTPPIYDPSNGYVYVGGAPSDTVSVISGNNVVANVPVGLDPVYALYDPSNGYVYVMNYYSNNVSVIMPKSSSTSSPTSGTPPTNTSSTTSSTNSSSSTSTSSSGIPSSTSSKSNGSPFNLTFLILIVTVVVIIALAFVFIKKR, encoded by the coding sequence ATGAACGATTACACCTACACTAGGTCAGTTAATCCCATGATATCGAATGGGAACAAGAGTGAACAAACAGGTATGGTTCCTAATAACGATCCATCAAGTACATCAGGTTTTACAGTGTACAACATATCTGTTGATGGTGGTCAGGATTACGCTATTTACGATCCTTCTAATGGTTATGTGTACGTAGTAAATTACAATTCAAGTATACTGTCTGTTATATCAGGTACTAAGGTTGTGGCTAATATTAGTCTTGGTTATTTTACCACCCCACTTTATGCTGTTTACGACCCTTCCAATGGTTACGTGTATGTAACGAATTTTGCTATTGATACAGTCTCTGTTATATCAGGTACTAGTGTTGTAGCCAATGTTTCTGTTGGTGTTGCCCCGGAGTTTTTAGTTTACGACCCTTCCAATGGTTACGTGTATGTATCGAACCTAGATTCAAATAACATGTCTGTTATTTCGGGTACTACTGTTATAGGTAACGTCCCTGTTGGTGTTGGCCAGACCTATTCTCTTTACGATCCTTCCAATGGTTACATATACGCGATTAACGGTAGCCCACATTCAAATTCAGTGATTGTCATATCAGGGACTAAAGTTGTAGCTAGCGTCCCTGTTGGTTCAGACCCGACGTGTTTAGTTAACGATCCTTCCAATGGTTACGTATATGTAACGAACTTACATTCAAATTATATGTCTATTATCTCGGGTACTAAAGTTGTAGGTAATGTGTCTGTTGGTGTTGGAGCGAGGGAGGCTGCATACGACCCTTCCAATGGTTACGTGTACGTAGACGTATTATACGCGCTTGGAAATACATCAGTCTCTGTTATCTCAGCTAATAATGTTGTAGGTAATTTGAAAGTATGTAGCGGGACTCCTCCCATATACGACCCTTCCAATGGTTACGTGTACGTTGGTGGTGCTCCTTCAGATACAGTCTCTGTTATCTCAGGTAATAATGTTGTAGCTAACGTCCCTGTTGGCTTAGATCCAGTCTACGCTCTCTACGATCCTTCCAATGGTTACGTGTACGTAATGAACTACTATTCAAATAATGTATCAGTAATTATGCCGAAAAGCTCTAGCACGTCTTCCCCTACTTCTGGAACACCTCCAACCAATACGAGTTCGACTACTTCCTCGACCAATTCGTCAAGTTCCACATCGACCTCATCCTCAGGCATCCCGTCTTCTACTTCCAGTAAAAGTAATGGATCTCCTTTCAATCTAACATTCTTGATTTTAATAGTCACTGTTGTGGTTATTATTGCCTTAGCCTTCGTGTTTATTAAGAAGAGATAA
- a CDS encoding HEPN domain-containing protein has protein sequence MSGVKVQTLKRRALQFLKDARRDLNEGIYDLAVFYAEQAIQLYVKAILFEMFASEIKSHEIRSLISSLSKLLRENGYQNLANDLDNLVKKFRKELIDLEVAYIDSRYEDIEYDKETTEEILNVAMNIINELEEISKNVKLGKG, from the coding sequence ATGAGTGGCGTAAAGGTACAGACGTTGAAACGAAGGGCTTTGCAATTCCTTAAGGACGCGAGGCGGGACTTAAATGAGGGTATCTACGATCTTGCAGTATTTTACGCGGAACAGGCTATTCAACTTTACGTGAAAGCTATCCTTTTCGAAATGTTTGCGTCTGAAATTAAATCACATGAAATAAGGAGTTTGATCTCATCCTTATCTAAACTCTTGAGAGAGAACGGGTATCAAAATCTAGCAAACGACCTCGATAATCTCGTGAAAAAGTTCAGGAAGGAGCTAATCGATCTAGAAGTTGCTTACATAGATTCGAGATACGAGGACATTGAATATGATAAGGAGACCACTGAGGAGATACTCAACGTGGCCATGAACATAATAAATGAGCTGGAGGAGATTAGCAAGAATGTCAAGCTGGGTAAAGGATAG
- a CDS encoding nucleotidyltransferase domain-containing protein encodes MSSWVKDRFMHLSRWREYAEKIAKSAKELYPQAEVYVFGGVAEDRITVLSDIDILVILPGKSVQELRELRTRIFLNAVDKYGLPFDSPVELHVVNEERAKIYFRLAKKMIKII; translated from the coding sequence ATGTCAAGCTGGGTAAAGGATAGATTCATGCACCTTTCCAGGTGGAGAGAGTATGCTGAAAAGATCGCTAAATCCGCTAAGGAGCTCTATCCTCAGGCGGAAGTTTACGTTTTTGGTGGTGTAGCTGAGGACAGGATAACGGTCCTGAGCGACATAGATATCCTTGTCATTTTACCTGGCAAGAGTGTCCAGGAATTACGGGAATTAAGAACTAGGATTTTCCTGAACGCAGTCGATAAGTATGGTCTACCCTTTGATTCGCCGGTTGAGCTTCACGTGGTTAACGAGGAGAGGGCTAAAATTTACTTTAGGCTTGCGAAAAAGATGATAAAAATTATATAG
- a CDS encoding MarR family winged helix-turn-helix transcriptional regulator, translating to MMQRKLDVEVLVRISRVYRAVKREFNRRLESRGLNYIDFLILMTVKESPKSMVYLAKEVLMTQAGITAAIDRLEEKGLVKRERDKEDRRIINVQITESGVRATEEAMQVYEEMASELMRDLGVEEKEKLIALLDILQEKILRQEKMAQQS from the coding sequence ATGATGCAGAGAAAACTAGACGTTGAAGTACTCGTGAGGATCTCCAGGGTCTACCGAGCGGTGAAGAGGGAGTTCAACAGGAGGCTTGAATCGCGTGGACTCAACTACATAGACTTCCTGATCCTCATGACCGTGAAGGAGTCCCCGAAGTCCATGGTCTACCTAGCTAAGGAGGTGCTGATGACGCAGGCTGGGATCACGGCAGCCATAGACAGGCTAGAGGAGAAGGGGTTAGTCAAGAGGGAGAGGGACAAGGAGGATAGGAGGATCATTAACGTGCAGATCACAGAAAGTGGAGTTAGGGCAACTGAGGAGGCAATGCAGGTCTACGAGGAGATGGCCTCAGAGCTCATGAGGGATTTGGGCGTAGAGGAGAAGGAGAAGCTGATTGCTTTACTGGACATTCTCCAGGAGAAGATCCTGCGCCAGGAGAAGATGGCCCAGCAGTCATGA
- a CDS encoding MFS transporter — MQYKWIALSNTTLGVLMATINGTITIISLPAIFRGIGINPLAPSSFQYLLWILMGYNVVTATLLLSFGRLSDMYGRVRLYNLGFLVFTVGSILLSLTFGSGDMAGLELVIFRIIQGIGGAFLMANSAAILTDVFPVNERGRALGINQVAALAGSLIGLILGGILSVINWRYVFLVSVPVGVFGTAWSYLKLKETSARNREGIDWVGNAVFGLGLILVLIAMTYALMPYGSAQTGWGNPFVILSMVAGLGLLASFPFIETRVKYPMFRMELFRNRMFAAANFAGFLRSIGYGGLMIMIVIFLQGIWLPLHGYSYSETPFWAGIYTIPLMVGFVSAGPVSGWLSDRYGSRGLATAGMVLVGIGFLALTALPYNFSYPVFGAIIFMMGVGNGMFASPNTSSIMSSVPAKHRGAASGMRSTLQNTGQTVSIAIFFTIVILSLSSSLGPSLAHALAQAGAPQLSPYVQKVPVTGALFAAFLGYDPVKALLGTLPASVASQIPSSAISIMEQRTWFPSAIAPSFMLALRETFYFGAALSFIAAVASALRGKAKIPEEVVQYDAEKTRR; from the coding sequence ATGCAGTACAAATGGATAGCCTTGAGCAATACGACTTTGGGAGTCCTAATGGCGACGATAAACGGCACGATCACGATCATCTCGCTTCCCGCCATATTCAGGGGGATAGGGATAAACCCACTGGCCCCCTCATCTTTCCAGTACCTTCTCTGGATCCTCATGGGCTACAACGTTGTAACCGCGACGCTTCTCCTTTCCTTTGGAAGGTTGTCTGACATGTACGGAAGGGTCAGGCTGTACAACCTCGGCTTCCTGGTTTTCACCGTGGGCTCTATCCTTCTCTCCTTAACCTTTGGAAGTGGGGATATGGCTGGCCTCGAGCTCGTGATATTCAGGATAATCCAGGGAATTGGTGGAGCGTTCTTGATGGCGAACAGCGCGGCAATCCTCACAGACGTTTTCCCCGTCAATGAGAGGGGTAGGGCACTTGGAATAAACCAGGTAGCTGCGCTGGCAGGATCGTTAATTGGGCTTATCCTGGGAGGAATTCTATCGGTCATAAACTGGAGGTATGTCTTCCTCGTGAGCGTTCCAGTAGGGGTATTTGGAACGGCGTGGAGTTACCTGAAGCTCAAGGAGACCAGTGCAAGGAACAGGGAGGGGATAGATTGGGTCGGTAATGCGGTGTTCGGCCTCGGGTTAATCCTTGTACTAATTGCAATGACCTACGCCCTTATGCCCTATGGCTCAGCGCAGACCGGGTGGGGTAATCCCTTCGTCATACTCTCCATGGTTGCAGGGCTGGGACTTCTGGCCTCTTTTCCCTTTATCGAGACTAGGGTCAAGTACCCCATGTTCAGAATGGAACTCTTCAGGAATAGGATGTTCGCTGCGGCCAACTTTGCTGGATTTCTGAGGTCCATAGGCTACGGAGGTCTCATGATCATGATAGTGATCTTCCTCCAGGGGATATGGCTCCCGCTTCACGGATACTCCTACTCTGAAACTCCTTTCTGGGCAGGGATATACACGATCCCCCTAATGGTTGGATTCGTGAGTGCGGGACCAGTGAGCGGTTGGCTCTCAGACAGGTACGGATCGAGGGGGCTAGCTACTGCGGGAATGGTTCTGGTCGGCATAGGTTTCTTAGCCCTGACCGCGCTACCCTACAACTTCAGCTATCCAGTGTTTGGAGCAATCATCTTCATGATGGGAGTCGGAAATGGGATGTTCGCTTCTCCAAACACTTCCTCGATCATGAGTAGCGTCCCCGCAAAGCACAGGGGAGCTGCGTCGGGGATGAGGTCAACGCTTCAGAACACTGGACAAACGGTGAGCATTGCCATATTCTTCACGATTGTGATCCTTTCCCTGAGTTCGTCGTTGGGGCCGTCATTGGCTCACGCCCTAGCTCAGGCAGGCGCTCCTCAGCTTTCGCCCTATGTACAAAAGGTTCCAGTGACCGGGGCCTTGTTCGCGGCCTTCCTTGGATACGACCCCGTGAAGGCCCTACTCGGAACCTTACCCGCTTCAGTTGCCTCCCAGATTCCCAGTAGTGCGATCTCGATCATGGAGCAGAGGACCTGGTTCCCAAGCGCAATTGCCCCCAGCTTCATGTTAGCCTTGAGGGAGACGTTCTACTTTGGGGCTGCGCTCTCCTTCATAGCGGCAGTAGCCTCAGCCCTGAGGGGAAAAGCTAAAATCCCGGAGGAGGTTGTCCAATATGATGCAGAGAAAACTAGACGTTGA